In Vampirovibrio chlorellavorus, the following are encoded in one genomic region:
- a CDS encoding PilZ domain-containing protein, whose protein sequence is MSKTISKGRFQINKNVFAACYLDVMEANNQEVRLVLSAKKRGDQQVAIGTRIYLDLPSSPEAARSFDTVSVTVLKIEENDHQFIHVCSPIQKSTHPERRQEPRKVVDFPVLLVDSQTLFLAVNGNSSGLALRYAAQRAMLKLTIGQSYQFKFNCKGEDCNIRGVVKHIQYDWQTFEHRVGVCFPNMSKDEEIMLNLMVDPNYTVPISTRQTIDTGAGKISLND, encoded by the coding sequence GTGAGCAAGACAATCAGTAAAGGTCGCTTCCAGATTAACAAGAACGTCTTTGCCGCTTGTTATCTGGATGTTATGGAGGCCAACAATCAGGAAGTCCGTCTGGTGCTAAGCGCCAAAAAACGGGGCGACCAGCAGGTGGCCATTGGGACTCGTATTTACCTGGATTTGCCCAGCAGTCCGGAGGCGGCCCGGAGTTTTGATACCGTTTCGGTCACCGTGCTGAAAATTGAAGAAAATGATCATCAATTTATCCATGTGTGTAGTCCCATTCAAAAATCCACTCACCCGGAACGTCGTCAGGAACCCCGTAAAGTGGTCGATTTTCCCGTGTTGCTGGTGGACTCCCAGACCCTGTTTTTGGCGGTCAATGGCAACTCCAGCGGCCTGGCGTTACGCTATGCGGCCCAGCGGGCCATGCTCAAGCTGACCATTGGCCAGTCCTACCAGTTCAAGTTTAACTGCAAAGGCGAGGACTGTAACATTCGGGGCGTGGTCAAGCACATTCAGTACGACTGGCAGACTTTTGAGCATCGGGTGGGTGTGTGCTTCCCCAACATGAGCAAGGATGAGGAGATTATGCTGAACCTCATGGTAGACCCCAACTACACGGTACCCATTTCCACCCGGCAAACCATAGATACCGGCGCTGGCAAAATTTCACTGAACGATTAG
- a CDS encoding YraN family protein, whose amino-acid sequence MTLSSHRTGCRGEEIAQSYLKNRGFRLEARNWRSGKLGEIDLVVYHPAQSILVFVEVKTRRTGFLESPLEAISPGKVQRMLQLAEAYLATHPGHADCGVRFDLISIVFPGNNKPADVLHLENAFGTDG is encoded by the coding sequence ATGACTCTCTCATCTCACCGAACCGGTTGCCGGGGCGAAGAAATTGCGCAATCTTACCTGAAAAACAGGGGCTTTCGTCTGGAAGCCCGTAACTGGCGTAGTGGTAAACTCGGAGAGATTGATCTCGTTGTTTATCACCCTGCCCAGTCCATCCTGGTTTTTGTGGAGGTGAAAACCCGCAGAACCGGCTTTTTGGAAAGCCCGCTGGAGGCGATCAGCCCGGGGAAGGTGCAACGCATGCTGCAACTGGCGGAGGCCTATCTGGCCACTCACCCCGGCCATGCGGACTGTGGCGTTCGCTTTGATCTTATCAGTATCGTTTTTCCCGGCAATAACAAACCGGCAGACGTTCTGCACCTGGAAAACGCCTTCGGGACAGATGGCTAA
- a CDS encoding 2Fe-2S iron-sulfur cluster-binding protein has translation MPKVTFLPSGQSIEIDGETTLREAAHLLNVSVHDRCGGMGACCNCIVTIQEGQENVCPKSVVEEAVFYLSPNDRLSCQCRLTGDVVVKTI, from the coding sequence ATGCCGAAAGTCACTTTTTTACCCAGTGGACAATCCATAGAGATTGATGGGGAGACCACCTTGCGAGAGGCCGCCCATCTGCTCAATGTCAGTGTGCATGATCGCTGCGGGGGCATGGGTGCTTGTTGTAACTGCATTGTCACCATTCAGGAGGGGCAGGAAAATGTTTGCCCCAAGTCCGTGGTGGAAGAGGCGGTGTTCTACCTGTCCCCCAATGACAGATTGTCCTGCCAGTGCCGCTTGACGGGGGATGTGGTGGTTAAAACCATTTAA
- a CDS encoding thioredoxin family protein, which produces MLSRRRFTGLSLINGALLGLLAFILVLGGVILYRSMNEQKEVARSFESWLENAKGYQEALRVQAQTRKPILLYFYATWCPHCKDFAANVLAKPEMQAFVKNYPHVRVAPDNGQAEQKLMSEFGAEGYPTFYVVLPSQKPVMVDTFTLETNPPRPKTAAEFIQSIQAVLK; this is translated from the coding sequence ATGTTATCCAGAAGGCGTTTTACGGGTTTATCGTTAATCAATGGCGCGCTGCTGGGCTTGCTTGCATTCATCCTGGTCCTGGGTGGGGTGATCCTCTATCGGTCTATGAACGAACAGAAAGAAGTGGCCCGTAGTTTTGAGAGCTGGCTTGAGAATGCCAAGGGCTATCAGGAAGCCCTTCGGGTTCAGGCCCAAACCCGAAAGCCGATATTGCTGTATTTTTACGCCACCTGGTGTCCCCACTGCAAAGACTTTGCCGCGAATGTCCTGGCCAAGCCTGAAATGCAGGCTTTTGTGAAAAACTATCCCCACGTCCGTGTTGCCCCGGACAATGGCCAGGCGGAACAGAAACTGATGTCTGAATTCGGCGCGGAAGGCTACCCCACGTTTTACGTGGTTTTGCCAAGCCAAAAACCGGTCATGGTGGATACGTTCACCCTGGAAACCAATCCGCCCCGGCCTAAAACAGCGGCGGAATTCATTCAATCCATTCAGGCCGTGCTGAAATAA
- a CDS encoding hydrolase, protein MDNPGHRYLLRQDQALLLLVDVQEKLLPAMGHPERLQDSIATLLKACDLLSVPIVVTEQVPHKLGSTVQALRNLLPVEAAIFEKTSFGCGESPDILAFLNSLEREQVILCGLETHVCVQQTAHQLLERGFEVHLMSDAVQSRAKHNHKTAITRMIQSGVIPSTVEAALFELLADCEHPAFRGVQALIK, encoded by the coding sequence ATGGACAATCCGGGTCATCGCTATTTATTACGGCAGGATCAGGCCCTGTTATTGCTGGTGGATGTGCAGGAGAAGCTGCTACCGGCTATGGGCCATCCGGAGCGTTTACAGGACAGCATTGCCACCCTGCTGAAAGCCTGTGATTTGCTGAGCGTGCCCATTGTGGTCACTGAGCAAGTGCCTCACAAATTGGGTTCAACCGTGCAGGCCTTAAGAAATTTGCTGCCGGTGGAAGCGGCCATTTTTGAAAAAACCAGCTTTGGCTGTGGAGAGTCTCCCGATATTCTGGCGTTTTTAAACAGCCTGGAACGGGAACAGGTTATTCTGTGTGGGCTGGAGACCCATGTGTGTGTTCAGCAAACCGCCCATCAGTTGCTGGAGCGCGGATTTGAAGTGCATTTGATGAGCGATGCGGTTCAATCCCGGGCCAAGCACAACCACAAGACGGCAATTACCCGCATGATCCAGTCCGGGGTTATCCCCTCCACGGTTGAGGCGGCTTTGTTTGAGCTGCTGGCTGATTGTGAGCATCCGGCCTTCCGCGGCGTGCAGGCTTTGATTAAGTAA
- the pip gene encoding prolyl aminopeptidase yields MRTLFPEIKPFNSFYLPVSNGHTLYVEEVGNPQGQPALFLHGGPGAGLSTNHRRLFDPAHYRIILFDQRGAGKSRPHASLEHNTTWDLVADIEAIRQHLNLDQWLVFGGSWGSTLSLTYAQTHPERVTHLVLRGVFLCRPEEIQWFYQQGTSWIFPEFWAEYLKPVPPEKRGNLVQSYYELLTSPNEHTRLAAAKAWSKWEGATCKLKPDPTVIDHFEEAHHALSMARIECHYFIHNCWLEPNQLLRDAHKIAHIPTWIIHGRYDVVCPAQNAYELSQALPGAELRIIPDAGHAFDEPGILDALLEATERCKQELPVATR; encoded by the coding sequence ATGCGCACTTTATTTCCGGAAATCAAACCATTCAACAGCTTTTACCTGCCCGTCTCCAACGGACATACCCTGTACGTGGAAGAAGTGGGCAACCCCCAAGGGCAACCCGCTCTGTTTCTGCACGGTGGTCCCGGTGCGGGGCTTTCCACCAACCACCGACGGCTCTTTGATCCGGCCCACTACCGCATTATCCTGTTTGATCAGCGGGGCGCAGGCAAAAGCCGCCCCCACGCCTCCCTGGAGCATAACACCACCTGGGATCTGGTGGCCGATATCGAGGCCATTCGCCAGCACTTGAACCTTGATCAGTGGCTGGTCTTTGGCGGCTCATGGGGGAGTACCCTCTCATTGACCTACGCCCAAACCCACCCGGAACGGGTCACGCATCTGGTGTTGCGGGGCGTCTTCCTGTGTCGCCCCGAAGAAATCCAGTGGTTCTATCAGCAGGGCACCAGCTGGATCTTCCCGGAATTCTGGGCGGAGTATCTCAAACCCGTGCCGCCGGAGAAACGGGGAAATCTGGTGCAAAGCTACTACGAGCTGTTAACCAGCCCCAACGAACACACCCGACTGGCGGCGGCCAAAGCCTGGAGTAAGTGGGAAGGGGCCACCTGCAAGCTAAAGCCGGACCCCACGGTGATTGATCACTTTGAAGAGGCCCATCACGCCTTATCCATGGCCCGTATTGAGTGCCATTACTTTATTCATAACTGCTGGCTGGAACCGAACCAGCTCCTGCGAGACGCCCATAAAATCGCCCACATTCCCACCTGGATCATCCATGGGCGTTACGATGTGGTTTGTCCGGCCCAAAACGCCTATGAACTCAGTCAGGCCTTGCCCGGCGCCGAACTGCGCATCATCCCCGATGCGGGCCACGCCTTCGATGAGCCGGGTATTCTGGACGCCCTGCTGGAGGCCACGGAGCGTTGCAAGCAAGAGTTGCCGGTCGCTACCCGCTAG